The stretch of DNA AGTTAGATCTAGATATAACACTCATACATGTGCAATAGACCAATGCAATTAGATTAAAGCCACTGAAATGAAACCccattaacataaaatattggCAGTAGATTTAGAGCTGGTGCTTCTGATTCTCTCATGTGCAGCTGCGGACCGAGGCGTCGCTCCATCACACCTTGGGTCTGAAGAGCTCCATGACTGCGATCTTGCCGTACATGCCGACTTCTTTGACCGGCCGCAGACCCTCAGCGGTGACCACATAGATCTCCAGACGGGTGTTCTTGGCGATGAGCAGGTTCAGATCCTCAGCAGATGTGAAGTGACCTGCAGTCAGAGAAGAACACAGTCAACACCTCACTCATCTAACTAATGATCACCCAGCCATCACTGAAAACAGCTGAATCACACATGAATCTGCAGTCGTGTTATTATTACTGAGAGCTGAACTCCATGCGTGTGTCCGTGTTGATTAGTGTAATCACGTGGCGTTTAGCAGCAGTTTGTGTTGATGCTTTAAAAGAAAGTAAAGATGATCGTGTCTGTCTGATAGTGACACGCGCAGTAAACCAGGAAACTaaagtttgtcatttttactaAAGCGTCACAGAGACAACAACAGCTCCATTTCAACAACATGCATGTCATAACAGTGCAGTCGACCAGTGTTCTGAACAGTGACAGAtctgaacaaacaaaacaatccgttgatcaatgtttatttgCTGAGGCCTGATGCGCGCACTTGCGCGCGGGAGATAAACACGCACTCACCCGTGATACAGGCGTTCACTGCCGTGGGTTTCTGCGCTGTGACCACGTAATTGTAGGACATGGcgttcacttaaaacacacGAACAGCCAGAAATGAAGTGAAACGGTGTTTAAAGCGAGATATGTTGCATGAATCCGCTGAAGAGCGCTCAGATCAGCAGCAGCACAGCGTCAGTGAGTCTGTGCGACAGCGCTGCCTGTGGTCTGGAGGAAGCACTGCAGCGCCGAGAACCAAACGGTATGAATTCAGTCAGCCATGTGAAATATGAAAACAGCAAACACTTGAGCTGATGATAGACCATTTTTGGTTGAATGTTGTTGAGAAgcggttttattttttaaataaatattaaattatttatggaAGGTGAATACGTTAGaaacaattaaacatttgtaaacTGTGTAAATACAGGATATGAGCTGTACAATTTTTCGATTTGTGTAGTTTGCGAGacgtattttattttattttttcttttgatatgGATTATTGTAGTTTATATGCTTTTCTTTTATAACATGAtaagtttttttagtttttttatctGAGGCGATAATAAAGTGTGCGAAGCTCATAGCTGTCAATCATTCGGCTGGTTGTTCCGCGCATGCGCAGTATGGTCAGACTCCGCTGATCTGCAGCTGTAGTAAAGTTACTCTTGGCTTTTGTcacacaaattaaattaataaatctgATCAGATCTGAGCTCATATAACACCTTTCATCAGGTATGTGTCTCTCGGCATTAATGCTTACATGCACGTTGATGTTTTATGAGATGGGATCGTGTTTTAGCTCGAATGCTGTTGAGTTTGACTCTAAATCTTCAGTTTGACGTTCAGCAGAATCACCTTCCTGTAATAAATGATTTCATATAATTTACTTCAGGACACACAGAGCTGTCAGgacatttaaagagaaaaacGAACGCGTTTAATCGTGTTTTTCCTCGAAGAATCACCTTACAGGCCTCAAGCTAACGGCTACATGtcaataaataacaaaatataagcATAAACATAATGAAACGTAATATACAGTGACATGTATGAGCACAATTGTGTCAAATgctcattaatattaatcagaCAGTAATAGTTCTTTATTTATCTTCTCTGTCTTTCGtgttgttattttgttcattaattCGTATTTGTAGAAAGTAGCAGAAGTTACACAGGAACAGATCAATAATGATGgtgaaaattaaataataaattagtaTAACTCTGTAAAGTTAATGCTCGTGATAATGTGACCTTCAGATCTCCATTTATCATACATGCGTGTGAATGTTTTGCAGGTTATATTTAAACACAGTGTTTACGTCATCAGTATGTGAAAAAGCGTTTGTttacttaaatatacatttgaaatgtgtgtgtgcagtccGAGCAGACACACAAAGAGCTGCTTTAATGTAAATGAATTCAATTCTCAGTCACTCAATCCACTCAAAATCAATGAAAGCAGTAGCACTGTATCATGACACCTGACAGcattcgtgtgtgtgtgtgtgtgtgtgtgagaagagTCTGTAAGCCTGGTTTTAATGTACAGCGGACACTTATAATtacataaatcacaaaatataCAACAAATGCTGCAGGAACTGAGTTTTTGCAACATAATTAAATTCAGAGTTGGATCTTAAAAGTTTTAAGTTTGTGAGTAGTTTTTTGAActattatacaggtgctggtcatataattggaatatcatcaaaaagttgatttatctcactaattccattcaaaaagtgaatcttgtatattatattcattcattacacacagactgatagatTTCAAatgcttatttcttttaattttgatgattataactgacaactaaggaaaatcccaaattcagtatctcagaaaattagaatattacttaagaccaatacaaagaaaggatttttagaaatcttggccaactgaaaagtatgaacatgaaaagtatgagcatgtacagcactcaatacttagctggggctccttttgcctgaattactgcagcaatgcggcgtggcatggagtcgatcagtctgtggcactgctcaggtgttataagagcccaggttgctctgatagtggccttcagctcttctgcattgttgggtctggcatatcgcatcttcctcttcacaataccccatagattttctatggggttaaggtcaggcgagtttgctggccaattaagaacagggataccatggtccttaaaccaggtactggtagctttggcactgtgtgcaggtgccaagtcctgttggaaaatgatgaaaatggtcagcagcaggaagcatgaagtgctctaaaacttcctggtatacggctgcgttgaccttggacctcagaaaacacagtggaccaacaccagcagatgacattgcaccccaaaccatcactgactgtggaaactttacactggacctcaagcaacatggattgtgtgcctctcttcctccagactctgggaccctgatttccaaaggaaatgcaaagtttactttcatcagagaacataactttggaccactcagcagcagtccagtcctttttgtctttagcccaggcgagacgcttctgacgctgtctgttgttcaagagtggcttgacacaaggcatgcgacagctgaaacccatgtcttgcatacgtctgtgcgtagtggttcttgaagctctgactccagctgcagttcactctttgtgaatctcccccacatttttgaatgggttttgtttcacaatcctctccagggtgcggttatccctattgcttgtacacttttttctaccacatcttttccttcccttcgcctctctattaatgtgcttggacacagagctctgtgaacagccagcctcttttgcaatgaccttttgtgtcttgccctccttgtgcaaggtgtcaatgatcgtcttttggacaactgtcaagtcagcagtcttccccatgattgtgtagcctacagaactagacagagagaccatttaaaggcctttgcaggtgttttgagttaattagctgattagagtgtggcaccattttgaatggaattagtgaaataaatcaactttttgatgatattctaattatatgaccagcacctgtatttttACCTGGATTTTACCATGAAAGTAGCCAATAGATGCTGATATGTtgtcaagtcagctttatttctacagcgctttatacagtacagattgtttcacagtaataaacaggagaATAACAGAATCACTGatcaaacttcatcaaatatgagacaaattcaatTTCAGCTATAAGCTGCTCTACAGAAGACAGATCGATTTggttcaagttttgttctcatctgataGCGTCAGTGCAGTcatatattactgaatattaatttttgtCATGGTGTAAAGAAGTCTtgtgtttcagtgtgtgtgtgtgtgtgtgtgtgtgtgtagaggcGGCAGAGCCATGCGCAGCGGTGCGTGGAGCGTCCGGACTCTGTCCCCTGTTCTTCTGCCCCGCTGGTTCTGTGACGCCGGAGCCCGACCTGCTCGTCTGCGCGGACAGAGATCAGTGCGGTTCTTGAGCACGGACCCACCGCCCACGGCCCTGCCCGCTCATGCCCGCGTGGTCATCTGCGGAGGCGGCGTGGTGGGCACGTCTGTGGCGTATCATTTGGCCCGGCTGGGCTGGACGGAGATCGTGCTGCTGGAGCAgggcaggtgagtgtttttctatctatctatctatacatatatacatacaagtAAATAATATCTGACCCCATATAAGCTATAATTTATCATTAATATAATGGCAttacctgtttgtttgtttgtttgtttgtttgtatctgTTGTAGACTTGGAGCCGGTACAACTCGGTTTTGTGCGGGAATAGTCAGCGTTGCCAAACCTCTTTCTATTGAGAGTAAAATGGCAGATTATTCGAACGCACTCTATGAGCGTTTGGAAGAAGAGACGGGCGTTAAAACGGGTGAGAACATGCCATCACTCCATGAATGATCGCTTACCTGATTATCAAAGAAAACATTTCACATGTGCTCCATGTTATAAAATAATTCACTTAGGCGCTTGTGTGTTTTCCAGGTTTCGTACGGACTGGCTCTCTGTGTTTGGCTCAGAATCAGGATCGGTTCCTGTCATTGAAGCGTCTGGCGTCGAGGCTGAAGTGAGCTGACCTCCTGACCTCTAGATGTGTTCACAACACAGTGACTTACTATTCATCCTGTCGTCTTTTACTCTAACTTTACCCTCATATCGATCCAAAACTTTCTGTTCcagaacacaaacacagaatatgatctttcatttttgagtgaactgtcgTTATTCACTGAAACACTCATTTGTGTTTCACATATTCAGACTTACTTTGTCGTGATTATTTACACTCAAGAATCAAGAGTGTTTCAGAGCGTAGCAGAGAGGACGAATGAaataccctaaccctaaaagTTATTGAGCAACAGTAAATGTGGCCGCACTTGAGACTTTAAATCACAAAACAGGTTCATCTGCTGTCTCTGTCTCCAGGGTTCTCGGTGTCAGCTGTGACGTCATCAAACCCAAAGAAGTGGCGCAGCTCCACCCACTGGTGAATATTCATGATCTTGTAGGAGCTCTTCACCTGCCAGGCGACAGTGTCGTTTCACCACCGGATGTCAATCACGCGCTCGCTGTGGCGGCGGCAGCTCATGGTAGGACAAAGGCCAAAATGCAGCCGTTCCAGTTTTACTGATGTTCGTTATCTTGGTTGTTTCATTGGTTTTTCGTATGTCAGGAGTGCAGATTTATGAACACACGAGTGTGAATCAGGTCCTGGTGAAGAGGGGTCACGTTACGGCGGTGGAGACAGACCGGGGATCCATTGAGTGTGAATACTTTGTGAACTGTGCTGGACAGGTCAGTCTCTTCATGTGCTCTTCCACACAAAAGGTGTCCAAATGTCCAGGATTCAGTCAAATGTAGGTCTTGAAATAAACTGAAAGtctttattactattttttaaatttggacttgattgttttgtttcacagtataatagtattattactatttctttaaaggtacactatgtaacttttttttttttttgtcatcattgCTACTTCCAAAACGCGCtcttgtcttaccctgattcactatggcaAGCCTGTTagaagtgtttatattttagacctgacagaatggttttcgcgggaaattgcGTACACATACACATCCCTCACCCGTGTGTGTCTCAtcatatctgtaaatagagaaCTGTTGCTCCGGCTGTTTTGACATGTgtctggtgtgggagtggcacaGGTTAGTTatagaaaggttgacatggagcagctaaatctccaacctccggggaatcacctgttttaaacaaacgccaaacagaggagagtctgcggGCGTAAAGAGAAcgtgacagagctcgtaataaaccAGAATCAACATCGCcttggcttttcggagatgacgagaactgagggatttgaaatggtTTAAAAGTGACGTGGAGatgatggtgtttttattactcatcAGGTGAGTAAggtgttttattgaacagataaactgCCAtgtgtagctctctaacagagttgtGAAGAtaatttcattatggttgtgtGAACAGTTGTGCTGTCATTTATTCTCAAGGAAGTACCTTGTCTATCaatgggtaaagctacagtaaaGTCTTAAGCTAGTCATATTGAGATCCTTTCTATAAGCCTAGTAGTGAGTGTTTTATGAGCAGTTGGAGAAtctctttttttagttatgagaaagaaccatTTTCATCTGTAAAGTCGCAGagctgaagcacaaccaaaacaatgttcttcttgACCGCTAGAGGgccatagtgtacctttaaaatgaaataatattttaataaaaattataatacttattatttttatcatcacTTGGACAAAGTTTTGAATACTACAATagtgtaacactttattttattatgtaaatttTTGTGTCGTTAGGTGTACAGTAATTGTTGCCGTGGTTACTCTGATTGTTCTGTGGTGTGTTGATGTGTTTTCAGTGGGCGTATGAGCTGGGTCAGAGCAGCGAGGTCAAAGTGTCTGTTCCGTTACATGGCTGTGAACATTTCTACCTGCTCACTAAACCTCTGTCTGAGCCCACACGGCCCGAGAGCCCAGGTGACGCATCACACAGCATTCCCTCCACACGCCTGTCATTAGCCAGACGCCCATCCAACAATGCGCTTAATTTTAAAATCAGTATCTGAGGTTAAAGGCTGCGTCATCACTCGTCATCTGTGTTTCAAAACTGTTACAAGCCATTTGAAAGTGCTGGTAAAGCAGGTGTGAATAGCTGTAGTCTTGTGTGTTTGTAGTGGTGATAGACATGGACGGACGGATCTATGCTCGGGCCTGGCATGGAGGAATCCTGTCTGGAGGGTTTGAGAAGAACCCTAAACCCATCTTTACTGAGGGCCGCAACCAGCTGGAGATCCAGAACATGCAGGAGGATTGGGATCACTTTGGTGAGCTGAACTCACATGCACATACAACCGCTCAGACAGAAATTAAATTCACTCGCCATCATGTTTCGCAGGTcgttcacgctgctcttttccatacagtgcAAGCTCTGTTTCCACGACTGTCTGTAATGCTTGATCGGTCAATCGTGGTTTTCAGATATTTCTGAATTATGCCTGTCATCCAGGACATGTAGGTGTCAGTATCAGGCtctaaaacaaacataaacGTATGATAACAGTAGTGCAAACATTCCGTTTGAATGTTGCTTGAGCTCTAAAACTTTCCAGACATGACATATCACTGAATCTTGGTGTATGTATTTCtcaaacatctgttttttttttctggtaaaCGCTTACTGGAACATACAGTGATAATAAAGAGTTACAGCACTTCAGTAGAGTGAAATATTGACCTAAAGGATCTGCTGCAAACATCTTGGTTCCGGATATAATTTTCAGAGGTCTGGTGGAGCCCAGGCATCCGCAGGTACCTGAGGATACCAGAGGATACCTGTTAGACAAGTGGTCATAGTGTTTGAACTCAGTAAGTCTTCAAACATCCACCCACAGGGGATGTTTGAAGACTTACCGCAGTTCGCTTTGAGCGGCCCGGTATGATCACACCCACCAAAAGAGCCTCTTATTACTGACCGACGAGCttataaatatattgaataaagaggaaaaaaattcaaaatttgattttttttcactatGGAAATAGGAAagtgaaacattaaaaacactccCGCTGGGACGAATATCTGACACACTCTACAGTGAACTGATCTAGATGAAGTCAAGTCATTTATTTGTGTAGCACATTATTTCAGAAACCGCTCTTATGCAGACTCTGCGTGTGTTAAACGGGGAAAGGAAATGTCTCAAAAAAATCAAGAACCAGTTtgctaattaatattcaaaataaCATGCCTCACTGTTTTTAACAATGTGCAATACATGCATATCTATCAACAAAGTGTTTTAACATCCACTAGTTCGCACAACTCATGACTAGTTGTTTATGAACATTTGTGGTTAGGGTTAGTTTCACATCCCAGATTTAGGAAGGTTTATAGACGTGCCATCATATGGTGACGTTGTTGTTGTGTGTGAAACTCCTGCAGGGTCTCACTGTAACTCAGAGACTTGTTCAGTATGTGATCTGCTGTGTTTTCTGTCGAGGACAGAGGCGGATATTTCCAGCTCATTTGCTGACCTTTATTCTTCATTATCACCCCTCCTctccctctgtctctgtctgtccttGTCTTCTACTTGAACTCTTCTACATGTTTTCCTTGCCTTCACTTGAAAGCATGAAAGCATTTGTCTTGTAAACTGCTGATCTTGTTAACGTTTGTTCATCTAAATGGGTGTTGTGAGTGAGTTTCTGCGATGTAATAGTCGTTGCTCAACCGCTGAGAtcggctgctaactttaggtgTCGAGAGGGCAGCGGAGTGATTGTCCGCTCCGGCGGGTCGTCTTTCAGTTTGTTCTGTCATAATGACCCACAAACCAGATTGGCTTTATCACCCTGTAAGTTATAAGTCTGATGCAGGATATAAAACTTTTTAGCCTACGAGCAAAGATCGCTGATAGATGAAAAATTACCAGCCGGTCAGATTTCTTAATAGccaatttattaaaaacaaaaaactaaatttgTGTGCATTACACATAAACATTTGTAGGGTTAGTAATTGTAATTTGCACATAAAATGGACCTTCCCGAAAACTCTTCCCTGGATTCACAAGGATTCACATCCTCTGTTTGTTTTGATTATAATAGTGCATAATTTATTTGAGATTTGCAGATAATCGCAGATAAATCTCTGAATCGCTACTTAATACCAGCTGTGTTTGCCAGGAAACACACATGTATACGGTCACGATCTTGCAGTCTTCTCGATGAAGGCGTTGTgagttttgttgtgtgtttccCCACAGAGCCCATGTTGAGCGCTCTGCTGCGCCGGATGCCCGGGCTGGAGGCCTGTGAGATCCAGCAGCTGGTCAACTGCCCAGAATCCTTCACTCCAGACATGCGCTGCCTGATGGGAGAAACGCCGGGGATATATGGATACTTTGTGTTGGCGGGCATGAACTCATCCGGCCTCTCATTTGCTGGCGGAGCTGGGAAGTAAGGAAGCGACACAGCTGGACGTTTCTGCAGCTTAGTGTTTGAGAAGTTCATAATAGCTTCTTTTTCCGCAGATATTTGGCGGAGTGGATTACATACGGATACCCCAGTGCCAATGTCTGGCCTCTGGACATCAAGCGCTTCGGTAACCTGCAGAGCAGCCGCACTTTCCTGCGCCATCGAGTGATGGAAGTGATGCGTGAGTATTAGACAGTGTTACTAACAAAGACTTGATTCAGAATGAGAGTAGAGCTGAACGGGCCGAAACAACGCTTCGCGATGACACTTTCATCaaataagaaaacaaatacATCAAAACAATTATATGTAGTCAAGTCATTTTCATTGTTCAACTAAATATAGCTTCAAAACACAAACTCTGAAGCTATATTTATTTGTAGTCATGGTAGCGCCATATTTCATATCCaacaggaatgaaaacgaggctgtgCGAGACAGAATTACAGTGTTTATGAATTGTtctgttgtttaacaacatgCCAGTTGACTGTAAAGGCCCTGATATTCTTCAAGCGAATTTGAAGAACAAACTATGATGCCATTTTCAACAAAATCAGGCAAAACAAAGTTAGTTTGGAGTTTGTTTCAGGAGTTTGAAAGAGCTCGCCTAAGCAAACTCTGAAAAACATGAGCACACCGGAGAGCCGCTTTAGTGGGAACTGAAGTTGTGATTGTAATTGAAAGCGACACTGACACTGTGAATCTCAGAGCTGCTGCAAACATCCACATCACTGAGATCAAATGCTTTCTGAACTGCTGTTTCCTcatgtttgttgtgtgttcattttgttattgagaggaaagtgcagcacatatttacaaacGTCGCTCTCAGTGTAGACGGTGTCTGGATGTTCGCTAACAATATACCGCTGGTCATATATTTTAAGCTTCTTTCCACCCATAAGCAAAGAAGGAAAAAGAACATTGCTGTGAGGATATCAGGCCCTTTAAGGGTTTTCCTTCAGCGAAACGCCTCGCGCTATCTGATCTCTCAACCTCAAATGTACCACTAGTGGCGCAGACATGACAGCGCTCTCTAGGCATTAggtgtgtatttatttgttgGCTATTGTGCTTGTTCTTGTTATTTGGGTGTTTAATCTTTAGTTCTTGTGTGTGGCTCCATCAGCACTCCTGTATGAACTGAAGGTTCCTCGCTGGGACTTCCAGACGGGCCGGCAGCTGCGCACGAGTCCTCTGTACGACCGCTTGGACACGCAGGGAGCACGCTGGATGGAGAAACACGGCTTTGAGCGAGCCAAATACTTTGTTCCGGCTGGGAAGGGTGAGAATTCGAGTCTGACCGAGTTCTTACTTTAGGT from Ctenopharyngodon idella isolate HZGC_01 chromosome 18, HZGC01, whole genome shotgun sequence encodes:
- the pdpr gene encoding pyruvate dehydrogenase phosphatase regulatory subunit, mitochondrial; amino-acid sequence: MRSGAWSVRTLSPVLLPRWFCDAGARPARLRGQRSVRFLSTDPPPTALPAHARVVICGGGVVGTSVAYHLARLGWTEIVLLEQGRLGAGTTRFCAGIVSVAKPLSIESKMADYSNALYERLEEETGVKTGFVRTGSLCLAQNQDRFLSLKRLASRLKVLGVSCDVIKPKEVAQLHPLVNIHDLVGALHLPGDSVVSPPDVNHALAVAAAAHGVQIYEHTSVNQVLVKRGHVTAVETDRGSIECEYFVNCAGQWAYELGQSSEVKVSVPLHGCEHFYLLTKPLSEPTRPESPVVIDMDGRIYARAWHGGILSGGFEKNPKPIFTEGRNQLEIQNMQEDWDHFEPMLSALLRRMPGLEACEIQQLVNCPESFTPDMRCLMGETPGIYGYFVLAGMNSSGLSFAGGAGKYLAEWITYGYPSANVWPLDIKRFGNLQSSRTFLRHRVMEVMPLLYELKVPRWDFQTGRQLRTSPLYDRLDTQGARWMEKHGFERAKYFVPAGKDLLALDQSKTFYKPDWFDIVGAEVKCCKEAVCVIDMSSFTKFELTSAGDQALRLLQRLCANDLDVPVGHIVHTGMLNEKGGYENDCSVVRLSKNSFFIISPTDQQVHCWSWIKKHMPNDPQLHLEDVSWKYTALNLIGPRAMDVLSELSYVSMTPEHFPSLFCKEMSVGYANGIRVMSMTHTGEPGFMLYIPIEYALHVYNEVMSVGQKYGIRNAGYYALRSLRIEKFFAFWGQDLDSFTTPLECGREFRVKFDKDTDFLGRDALLRQRVEGVTRRFVMLVLEDHDTELDLWPWWGEPIYRSGELVGVTTSSAYSYTLERHVCLGFLSHTNSDGSPAVITPDFINRGDYEVDIAGQKFPAKAKLYPFSSLFAQQKRRKDDMELSNFQSK